In Podospora pseudopauciseta strain CBS 411.78 chromosome 2 map unlocalized CBS411.78m_2, whole genome shotgun sequence, the genomic stretch GTGTCCGTCTTTTCCTTTGATCTGTGGTCTTGTTTGCTTGCTGCCCGTTGCCCGGTGGCCGTGTTCATAGGGAAAAGGGTTATCAAATCGGACGGGCCGAAGTTGACTGCTTCGTGATCAGAAGACCCAGGAGACAGCATTGATGGCAGGGAGAATTTGGCCAAATCTTGAGATCCCGGCGAGTCCCATTTTCCCAATTCCTGCGAGATTGGTTCCCCGGCCCCTGTCGAGCCAAGCCCTCCATCGACGTCGCCAGACGctcaagaaaaaaagcagGCAGCTCGGCCGAGCTTGGAAGTTGGACGAGCTTCCAGGGCGCCCGACTGGAGATTCCTTGGAATCCTGgcccacctcaacccccggACGTGACACGGTTATGTCCACGCCTGAGGCCTCAACTCAACCCTCTtggtcaccaacaacaacatagACAGAATCAGACAAACAATGACAGCTTGAGATTATCATGAGGAGCCCAAAATATGCCAAGTCTCGCCCATTGCCGTGGTGAAGCAGATCCAGATCCAAGTGGAGACCTGTGCTGTCGCGGTGAACCACTCAGGGCCTGTCGATGCTGGCGGTGCATGCGCACACCCCACCTTTCAGcttcttgtggtggtgttgttgcagGGGCGTGCCCGTAACATGGCTAGCGTACCTGCAATAATTTAGCTCCATTTGCCCCTTCCTCGCATGTTTCTGGTGCCGACGTGCCTGTCTTTTCTGCCCCTTGGATTCTACTTTTCTCAAGCCacgcctctctctctccttccctCATCACACCTTTCTTCCTCCCGTCATTTTGAAGGTCCTTCTTCACTTCATACATTCGTTACTGTCAATATTTCTCCCATCGTCGTTGATTAGAAAGAGTCCTCTCGCTCactctttctctccctcatcacgACTTTCTCACCAACCAAAACTGAATCCCACGTCGCGTCCATCCTCCCGCGCCACTAATCAACTAAGACATTCCGGTATCCCGCGACGCCATTGAAGAAAGAGGTGCGTTCCAATAGAAGGGGTGTTCTTGACTCGTCTCCCTCACATCCCACTGTGTACCTGCTGCTTTCACAAGAAAATCCTGAACCCGATGAGACACCcgagaggaggagctgcttCACAGTTGATCAGCGGAAGGAAAGACATCTGCTTTGCGCGCCAGGCCCGCTTTGCGTGGACCATCTTGATCCAATTGCCCGCCTCTCAGTTTTCCTTCCCACAACTCGAGCTGTGAATCATCAAACTTTTTTGGACTGGTTTCCCCCGAGAACAACACAAGCATTGTAGCACTACTTCTGATATCACTGCACACCCAACGCACTTTTTATTCATCTTCAGACATTCAACCCACAAGCCATTGCTGACATCGATCCCATTTACTCAGACTCAGCAAAATGCTCGTCAAGAACCTCCTCCCTGCCTTCGTGGCAATTGGTTCTGCCGCTGGTGAGTCCATGATGCGAACATCTCGTGAAGCCATGACGAGGTGACTGACATGCTATGACACCAGCCCAAAGCGGCACCTGCTCCATCTCTGGAGGCACAacaaccatcaacaacccgACCGAGGCTACTGGGCTCGCGAACTGCAGAACGGTCCGCGGTAGCGTAGTTATTGGACGCAGCGCCGGCCCCAGCATTGATCTCTCTGGCCCTAGTGAGATCACTGGCGACCTTAAGGTGGCCGACAATGGCATCATCGAGACCCTCCAGAGCAGCGACCTCGCCACCATTGGCGGCAAGTTCCAGCTGAAGAATGTCACCAAGCTCACCTCCGTGAGCATGTCTAAGCTCACTGCTGCCAAGGAGATCGAGTGGGACACCGTCACCAACATCGAGTCTGTGACCCTCGGCCCCGTCAACAAGGTCGACGACATCAGAATCagcatcacctccctcaggAATCTCGATGCTCTCGACCTCGGCAACGTTGCCAACCTCAAGCTTGACAACAACGCCCGTCTGTCCAAGTTCTCCAGCAACCTTCGCACCTTGAGCAAGAACCTTGTTCTTGCTTCCAACGGTATTGGCGGCATCGGTCTCGAGGTTGAGCTCCCTAACCTCGTCTGGGCTGTCGAGctcgacatcaacaacgTCACCACCTTCTCCGTTCCCTCCCTCAAGACTGTCAACGGCAGCGCTCGCTTCGGCTCCAACTTCTTCCAGTCCTTCTCCGCCCCCAACCTTACTGCCACCAGCTCTGGTGATATCTCCTTCATTGGTAACGCCAAGCTCACCAACGCCACCTTCCCCAAGCTTGAGGCCATTGCTGGTGGTCTGACCAttgccaacaacaccaacctcgatGAGCTCACTGGCTTCCCCAAGCTCAAGTCTATTGGTGGTGCCGTCTTGCTCCGTGGCAACTTCGAGTCGTAGGTTTTGAAATGTTGAAAGTTTGCTGAACAGCCACTAACATGATGGAATTTAGTGTTGAGATGCCCGCTCTCGACACCGTCCGTGGTACTTTCGACGCCTCTTCTTCCGCCGACATTTCCGAGTCTTGCAAGGCCTTCGACAAGCTCGCTCCTCAAAACCAGGGCGGCAACGGTGTCATCGCCGGTGGCTACGACTGCACTAGCAACAACACCCAGGCCAACGAGGATACCGACGGCAGCACTTCTGGCAACGACGGCAGTGGCGGCAGTGATGACAAGGACAACGGTGCGGTCGGCATGGCCCTCAACACCGGCCTcttcgccatcatcgcccttGCCGGTTTCGCCGTGGCTCTCTAAGATAGGAAGAGCAATGTTTGATTTACGAACAAGGAACGACAAATCTGGAGTTTATGTTGCCGATTAATCGTGGCTGAGCGCATTTGCATCACACACCCATATCACGCGCAGGGATTGCTAGACTTAATACTCTTACCAACATGCTCTTTCCTTTTGACGAACGTTCCTCgtttcctctccctcgcccgtGAAGTTTTTTGGCCCCCTTTCGCGCAATCAACGAAGTCATGAGAGCAGTCCCCTGGTAGAACTCGACGCAGAGTTTTATCGGGGGCTAGGAAACGAGAACGCGGCCAAGTGGAAGGAGGATGGTTGAGTAGAGAGGTGTTGGACAGGAGATTCGGTTGTAGTGTGGGCTGTGGAGAATAAGGAAACATAATAACTGGGTGATGGGTGCGGAAGAGGATAAACATCGCTCTATGATTTTTGACTGGTTCTAGCGGCGTTTTGTTTATTTGTATGAAATCTCTTACACGTTGTAATATCGATGGGGGCCGCGAGccgtgttgctgttgtcgtaTTGTAGGGTTAAAAGCGAATATGATGATTGTCTGTTGAGTTTTGGACTTGGTCTGTTGCGTACTTGGGGTTCAACTGTGACATGGTATTTTTCGGGAAAGGATGTCTTATGTTCATGTGCTTGTCCGCCACTATCACGGtctttttctgttttggGGAACGATAGGAATAAGCAGTCTAACAGCACAGCCCTCTCCCTGTATACATATTTGCTCGTTGGTTTCGGTACTACTGCGTTGTATATCTGGAGACACTTGGGTGTCTCCAGATAATTGCTGTTTTGGAAGTTGACCAAAGTAGAAATATTGTGTCTCTTGCTATACCTAGAGAtgtcccccccaaaaaaaaaaaaaaaaaagacctaCCATTCCTTTCTCTATGCAGCCAAGTATCTACTCCTCATAAACCCCTTCCTCAAACTTTTCCGCATCGTAGAACCCAGCCCGAATGGTGTTTCCATTGAAGATTCTTCCTTCGAGGGCGTTGACTGCCTGTGATATCATTCCTTGTCAGCAACACGATCGAACGTTTAGTGTGTTACTGCAGTTGAAACTTACCCTCAAAGCcgaaacctcctccacaaactGGATATACACCCTCTTGTTCTCCCCCAGCCTTTCACTCTGATCAATAAACAGcttctccaccctcccatATTTTTCCCCGCACTCCTCCCCTATCTCCTGCCCCAGCCCAGCCTCAACTTCAGCGGCCAGGTTGGGAATGTTGAGGAGCATATCCCTTAGCACCACTACCCTGCTGATCTTTTGTccggcgttgttgttgttgttgttgttgttgttgttgttgttgtcttgttGCGGCTGTGAGGGAGTGGAAAGTGACTTGGGGGCAATGATGCGGCCCTGAGCAGCAGCCGGATCCCGGAAGCCACCGCCTTCCGCGTCGGATTTCTTCTTGCGTTTGAGAGGCTGGACGGACAGGGCGGAGGTGatgccggaggaggaagcgCCGAGGCCGGTGCCGGCTGTCCAGCCGTATTTGGACATTAGCTTGGTTGCAAAGGCTTTGCCGCGGGTCTTTTGCGGAAGGGAGCCGGCCACGTTGATGGAGGAGTAATCTACGCCTTCGTGTTCTTCGGGGTCCGAGTCGAGGTCCATTGCTTCTAGGtcggttgggggtggtggtggtggtggggagtaTCGGACGGGAGCACGGGATATGGTTGCGGTGTcggtggggggaggtggtggtaagGGGCTGGAATcgggcggcggtggaaggggttgttgttgttgtgacaAGGCCAAACGGCGGGCGTACGCGTCGTCACCGGTTGCGTCGTCTGGTATATTTGCTGCTGTTCTTGGGGGTGACATGGGCGGTGGTGCAAAGTTGAACGAGGTAGGGGGTGCGAACTGGCTGTTCATGCCCATTCCTCTGCGGTCTGgctcgtcttcgtcctcgcCAGTGTAGCGATCCTGACTTCGTGACTTGCGTCTGTGGGCGTAGAGGATTTCCTTCCACTCTCTTACTTCCCGTATTCGTTCATCGCTTCGGAGGTATTCTTCTACGTTGGTTGGGCGGGCGGGGTCGTAGGTCTCGTCCCAGTTTGTTTGTTCCCTTTCGTcggcctttttcttctttttcctcctgCCGCCACGCTGACGCTTCTCGTTGGAGGCGCTGTAGAGGTGTTCATCTTCCTCTGTTGCTGCCCAGTCGGCCAATGTGCTtcgttgtggtggttgcgctactgctgctgctggggcacctggtgatgctgatgctgagggGACAGcgggggggggtttgggaaaGGATGGTTTCGGTTTCGCTGTTGGTCTGTTGACTTGTGGTCGGCGGAGCATAGGCTGAAAGCGAAGAGCTGTTCCATAGGTTAGCAAGAATACAAAGCTGTGTGTGCGCAGAGGACACACCTGGATCTATCGCCTTCTTCGGGGGAGGCGCATTGTTGTCTTTGGACTCGTTCTGATCTTTGGATGCAAGCGCGGGGCTAGAGCTGCTGTCGCCGACTGGATCAAGTAAGTTGGCATATAGGGACATTCCGCCCCCGCTAGAacgcggcggtggtggtgcggacATCTTGATGGACCTATGTCGAAGTGGTTCGTTGTGAAAGTTGATGCTCAGCCTTGCACGCGAGGCCAACGTGGATGCAGCAAACAATTGGAGATGGCCGTTGAGGTGCCAAAATAGTGGGTCGGCTGCTACTCTTTTAGTGGAGGCCCTGGAAGTACGGAGTATACGTGCCTCTTTTAAGTATGCTTTTTCTGAACCTATGAATCAACCGTAATGAAGTCCCATACATGCAAAATTGTTATGATGCAAGGGAAATTGTATTAAGGATGTAGAGAGTCCATAAAAATGTATGTCATCGCTCAAAAATATCCTTATTCATCCTACTCAAACCTCGACTATTCTTAGGACCTCTGCTTCGGGACCTTCTTGCCTTCCATGGCTTCCACGTCCTTCTTGTCATAGTAATGCCCTCCAAACTCTGTAAGCCACTTGGGGTCAATGGGTATGACACTCCTCACAAACTCCTTgctcgtcaccaccaactcgTGGTAGATAATGACCCTTGGTGGCGGATCAATACCCCTGACGACACTGCTCGGGTGCACGTATACCGTCATGTTGTTCTTCAGCGTCCTGTACCCGTCACCACTGCGGTTCAACCTAGCCGCATTCAAAAAGAAGGCCGACGTTAGAGCTCGAAGAATCGGGTTCATGTTGGATATCCCACCGCAAGATGATTCGGACCCTTCGAGCACTCGATCGCACAGTTTGGCGAGCTGGTCTCGGACATCACGGGCTCTGGTCAAACTTCGCTGCGTGAGGAAGTTTTCCTTTGCCCAGATGGGAGAGTAGTCCGAGTCTACCCATTGGTTGTAAACATTGAGCAGAGTCAGGTGGTCACCACCGTCCTTGACAGTGAACCGCGCCCTGGCAGAGTCGGCGTGGACCGCCTTGTCCTTGGGCCGGAAGAAAAGGGTTGCTACCTCGCCGAGCATTGCGACAATGGTGAGAACCTCCGAGACACACTCTTCAGCGGTGGCCGCGATGAGTGCCTTGGCAAGCATAGGTTCAGCTGGGAACTCGCCCATTTGCCGACCAACACGTGTCAAGGCGCCAGCGGAGTTGAGTGCTCCAAGGGCATAGAGAAGGTTGAGAGACTTGATGAGAAGCTCGGTGGGTGGGGGGTCAAGGAAGTCAAAGTTGAGGAGATCATCGATACCTAAAGCCTTGAGTTGCAGAACCACACTGGAGAGCGACGTCCTTTGAATCTCAGGAGTTGGCGATTCGTCCATTTCGGACAAGTAGGCAAACCTGGTGTAAAGACGGAAGCATTTTCCTGGGCGGACACGACCAGCACGACCCATACGCTGGTTGGCGGCAGCTCGAGAGCAGGGCACGACAGCCAATGTTGACTGACCAGTCGTACCGACTGGGCTAAAGGTGTTCTCTTTGGCATAACCCGAGTCAATGACATAGACGATGCCATCAATTGTCAGCGAGGTTTCGGCAATATTCGTGGAAAACACCACCTTTCTTGCTTTCGGTGGCGTTGGTTCGAAAATCTTGGCTTGTAGTTCTGAAGGCATGTTGGCATAGATTGGTAACGCGATGATTTCGGGCACTCGGCTCCCTAGCTGCCGCTTGATCTCTGTAACCTGCTCGCAGGCATGGTCAATTTCTTCTTGACCTGTAAGGAACACGAGAATGTCGCCTTCGGGTTGCGTCGCGTGCAGTTGAAAGACTGTGGCAATGCTGGCTTCCACATAGTTGGCTTCGGGCTTTTCTGTGTAGTAGACCTCCACGGGATGGACTCTGCCGGGAACGTTGAAGATGGGCGCTCCGTCGAAGTAACCGCTGAACTTCTCAGCATTGAGGGTAGCTGACGAGATAATGAGCTTCAGCTCTGGTCTTGCTCTGGTGAGATCCTTGATCAAAGCCAACAGAATATCGGTATGGACCGTTCTTTCGTGGGCCTCGTCGATGATAATGGCCGAGTATCCTTCTAATGTCGGTGATGTTACCATCTCCCTCAGAAGCATGCCATCCGTCATGTATTTGAGAATAGTCTTCTCGCTGGTACAGTCTTCGAAACGGATCGAGTATCCAACCTCCCTGCCCACCTTCACGCCCATCTCGTCAGCGACACGAGCAGCAACACTCATGGCCGCAACACGACGAGGTTGCGTACAGGCAACCTTCATCCCTTCGTTAGTGTAACCTGCCTCGTGAAGGTACTGGGGTATTTGCGTGGTCTTTCCTGAACCAGTCTCACCGACAAGAATCAGAACCTGGTATTCTTTGATGGCGTCCAGAAAAGCCTCACGATAGGCGTATACGGGGAGGCTCTTCCGGACCTCTTGGATGGACATGTGCGCCCGTTCCGCTGCCTCGATCCGGGCCTTGAGTACCCTCTGCTCCTGGGTCAAACCGTCACTAGGCTGGGCGAGCTTTGCAGCCGCATCGCGAACAAACGCAATGTTATCTTCGTCCAGCAAGAAGTCGTacttgccctcctcctcctcacgcTCCCGGCTCTGGATTTGCGCCTTTGCCTTGACGGTTTGTTCTCGTTCCCATTCTTCGTACTCGGTGATGTGCTTCTCGTTTCCGAACTGATCCCTCTCCACATGGCGCCTGTTcagcgcctcctccttcttcttgctatCGGCCCCATACTGGTCAGGTAGACGGTAGCCGTCTTGGTAGTCGTCGATGCGCAATCGCTCCTCGGCCAGCCCTAGGATTTCCCGATTTTTGGCGAAGTCTGCTTTTTCCCGTTCCGATAACCGTACACCAGACCGCAACTCAGCTGTCTCTTCCGCGACCTGTTTTCGGAGCAGCGCCAGCTTCTCTGTTTCTCTCTTGGCCAGGTAGTCGAGGCGTGACTTGAGGCGCAAGTCGCTTATTTTGGAGTCGTCGCGTCCGGTATCACCGCGGCTTATTTTAGAACCGCTCCCTCcgtccctttccctcctgTCACTGTCTCTTTCGCTGCCTCTTTCTCGTGGAGATCTGGACCGTCGATGTCGTGGCAATTCGTCGCCATCTCGTCGCCTGCGCCGCTTCGGAGACCGTGACCGATCGCGCTTCCGCTCTTTGGATGGCGCGGAAGGGCCCTCGTCCATAGGCACAAAGGCGTATCGTTTGTTGGAAGCCATTGTCGATGCCTtttggttgatggtgatgatctgAGAGGCAACAACACTTCCGATttcttatcttatcagcAAGGGGTGCACAGGCCCTTGGACCATCCTTCAAGGTCCTCTCAAAAGGTAGAGAGGGCTATGGTTCCATGTTTCCCCTCAGACCTGTAAAGACCACTTCACAACTTGAACTTGGCTCGGATCTCGGTAAATAtttccttggccttcttttgAATCATGAATTGCCGTTGCTAACAGCAAAGCCTCAAAATGGTCTCTCATTCGCCTCTCAATCTTCAACTTCATGGCCATGGCAGTGCGATATCGCCACGAACCAATCAGATGCAACCTCTCAACGCACAACCAGTAGTGAGTTAACAGGGACAAGTCGGTATGAGACCGCTTCTGAGACATGCTAGAGGAGTACGGTATGTCTCGGGAAGTTCTGTACCTTAAACACTGATGTTTCTCTACAAAGCACCAGTTTCCTGGTCTTATACGTGTTGAACCTGCCATCAACATGACTTCCATCGCCGAAGCTCACGGCGTTCGGCACAGCTCTGTTGGACCCACTCGTCTCAAGTTGTCGCAGCTCCGATGACACAATGCGGTAGCGCCGCCGTTTACGGATAGGAGGGCAGTGACGGGGGGCACAGATCGACGCCTCTCACTATTCATTCAAAAAGCTGGAACTTTTACCTCATTCTAAAGATCCCATCAATTCATGTACTTGCCACTTTTGTACATTTTCAAAAGCCTCTCAATCGGCCAGCACTGTGATACCCTTCCATCTTCTAGGTAACACCATTGGCGCACACCTCAATTCCCGCTATAACACACTTGGCCGAATCACGACACAAACGAGACACACTTCAACAATACCCACAATGTCTACCCTCCAATCAGCCATCAATGGGGCCAGCGATGCCGTGGCTGTAATTGTGCCATCCAAGCCCAGCCCTCTGGTGATGACATACAAGGACCTCCTGGCTGAGGTGCTGTCGTTCCAGCAGAAGCTTGCTGCCATCGGCATCACTCATGGGTCCCCTGTGTCTATCGCCACGGTTAACTCGTACGAATTCATCGTCTCCTTTCTCGCTGCTTCATGGCAGCGTGGCATTGCTGCACCGCTGAACCCAGCCTACAAGCACGAGGAGTTTGAGTTCTATATTGAGGATGTCAAGTCAGCTATTGTTTTGGTTCCCAAGGGCGCCTACCAGAAAGGTGCGCCTGCCGTCAAGGCCGCCCAGAAGTTCAACGCTGCCATCGCTGAGAGCTATTGGGATGACCAAAAGAAGGAGGTCGCGCTGGATGTCAAGGAACTTGGGCAGTTGAATGGCAAGGGGCAACAACCGCTGCTGAAGCCGCAGCCGGATGACATTGCCTTGGTCCTTCACACAAGTGGCACCACCTCTCGGCCCAAAGTTGTCCCTCTCTCCCACCGCAACCTGACCAGAACGATGAGAAACATCCAGCAAACATACCGGTTGACTGACGCGGACCGGACCATGCTGGTCATGCCCCTCTTCCACGTCCACGGTCTCCTCTGCGGTCTCTTGGCTCCTCTTCTTTCGGGTGGTTCCATGGTGGTGCCAAGCAAGTTCTCTGCTACTGAATTCTGGCAAGACTTCATCACCCACAAGGCGAATTGGTACACTGCTGTGCCTACCATCCACCAGATCCTTCTCAAGCACCCCACCCcgaaccccctcccaaagaTCCGCTTTATCCGGTCATGCTCGTCTCCCCTTTCCCCGACAGTTTTCCATGCTCTTGAGAAGACCTACAATGCCCCCGTGCTCGAAGCGTATGCCATGACGGAGGCCGCTCATCAAATGACATCtaatcctcttcctcctgcaAAGAGAAAGCCCGGGACTGTGGGTATCGGTCAGGGTGTCGAAGTCGTCATTCTTGACGATGCAGGAAACAAAGTGCCACAGGGCACTGAGGGAGAGATTTCTATTCGCGGCGAAAATGTTACGTCTGGctacctcaacaaccccgaaGCCAACAAGACTGCTTTTACAGCCAGTGGCTACTTCCGAACTGGCGACCAGGGCAagctggatgaggatggctATGTCGTGATCACAGGTCGTATCAAGGAGCTCATCAACAAGGGCGGCGAGAAGATCTCGCCCATCGAGTTGGACAATGTTCTTACACGGAACCCAGCCGTCTCGGAAGCTGTGAGTTTCGCTATTCCGGATGAGATGTATGGCCAGGACATTGGTGTTGCCATCGTTCTCAAGCCGGGCCAGAAGTTGAGCGATGAGGATGTGAAGAAGTGGGTTGGGGACAAGCTGGCCAAGTTCAAGATTCCCAAGAAGGTCTACTTCACTGATGTCATGCCT encodes the following:
- the ecm33 gene encoding cell wall protein Ecm33 (COG:S; EggNog:ENOG503NYCT), whose product is MLVKNLLPAFVAIGSAAAQSGTCSISGGTTTINNPTEATGLANCRTVRGSVVIGRSAGPSIDLSGPSEITGDLKVADNGIIETLQSSDLATIGGKFQLKNVTKLTSVSMSKLTAAKEIEWDTVTNIESVTLGPVNKVDDIRISITSLRNLDALDLGNVANLKLDNNARLSKFSSNLRTLSKNLVLASNGIGGIGLEVELPNLVWAVELDINNVTTFSVPSLKTVNGSARFGSNFFQSFSAPNLTATSSGDISFIGNAKLTNATFPKLEAIAGGLTIANNTNLDELTGFPKLKSIGGAVLLRGNFESVEMPALDTVRGTFDASSSADISESCKAFDKLAPQNQGGNGVIAGGYDCTSNNTQANEDTDGSTSGNDGSGGSDDKDNGAVGMALNTGLFAIIALAGFAVAL
- a CDS encoding uncharacterized protein (COG:A; EggNog:ENOG503NWYD); this encodes MASNKRYAFVPMDEGPSAPSKERKRDRSRSPKRRRRRDGDELPRHRRSRSPRERGSERDSDRRERDGGSGSKISRGDTGRDDSKISDLRLKSRLDYLAKRETEKLALLRKQVAEETAELRSGVRLSEREKADFAKNREILGLAEERLRIDDYQDGYRLPDQYGADSKKKEEALNRRHVERDQFGNEKHITEYEEWEREQTVKAKAQIQSREREEEEGKYDFLLDEDNIAFVRDAAAKLAQPSDGLTQEQRVLKARIEAAERAHMSIQEVRKSLPVYAYREAFLDAIKEYQVLILVGETGSGKTTQIPQYLHEAGYTNEGMKVACTQPRRVAAMSVAARVADEMGVKVGREVGYSIRFEDCTSEKTILKYMTDGMLLREMVTSPTLEGYSAIIIDEAHERTVHTDILLALIKDLTRARPELKLIISSATLNAEKFSGYFDGAPIFNVPGRVHPVEVYYTEKPEANYVEASIATVFQLHATQPEGDILVFLTGQEEIDHACEQVTEIKRQLGSRVPEIIALPIYANMPSELQAKIFEPTPPKARKVVFSTNIAETSLTIDGIVYVIDSGYAKENTFSPVGTTGQSTLAVVPCSRAAANQRMGRAGRVRPGKCFRLYTRFAYLSEMDESPTPEIQRTSLSSVVLQLKALGIDDLLNFDFLDPPPTELLIKSLNLLYALGALNSAGALTRVGRQMGEFPAEPMLAKALIAATAEECVSEVLTIVAMLGEVATLFFRPKDKAVHADSARARFTVKDGGDHLTLLNVYNQWVDSDYSPIWAKENFLTQRSLTRARDVRDQLAKLCDRVLEGSESSCGGISNMNPILRALTSAFFLNAARLNRSGDGYRTLKNNMTVYVHPSSVVRGIDPPPRVIIYHELVVTSKEFVRSVIPIDPKWLTEFGGHYYDKKDVEAMEGKKVPKQRS
- a CDS encoding uncharacterized protein (COG:A; EggNog:ENOG503NW7N), with the translated sequence MSAPPPPRSSGGGMSLYANLLDPVGDSSSSPALASKDQNESKDNNAPPPKKAIDPALRFQPMLRRPQVNRPTAKPKPSFPKPPPAVPSASASPGAPAAAVAQPPQRSTLADWAATEEDEHLYSASNEKRQRGGRRKKKKKADEREQTNWDETYDPARPTNVEEYLRSDERIREVREWKEILYAHRRKSRSQDRYTGEDEDEPDRRGMGMNSQFAPPTSFNFAPPPMSPPRTAANIPDDATGDDAYARRLALSQQQQPLPPPPDSSPLPPPPPTDTATISRAPVRYSPPPPPPPTDLEAMDLDSDPEEHEGVDYSSINVAGSLPQKTRGKAFATKLMSKYGWTAGTGLGASSSGITSALSVQPLKRKKKSDAEGGGFRDPAAAQGRIIAPKSLSTPSQPQQDNNNNNNNNNNNNAGQKISRVVVLRDMLLNIPNLAAEVEAGLGQEIGEECGEKYGRVEKLFIDQSERLGENKRVYIQFVEEVSALRAVNALEGRIFNGNTIRAGFYDAEKFEEGVYEE
- a CDS encoding uncharacterized protein (COG:I; EggNog:ENOG503NVCQ), yielding MSTLQSAINGASDAVAVIVPSKPSPLVMTYKDLLAEVLSFQQKLAAIGITHGSPVSIATVNSYEFIVSFLAASWQRGIAAPLNPAYKHEEFEFYIEDVKSAIVLVPKGAYQKGAPAVKAAQKFNAAIAESYWDDQKKEVALDVKELGQLNGKGQQPLLKPQPDDIALVLHTSGTTSRPKVVPLSHRNLTRTMRNIQQTYRLTDADRTMLVMPLFHVHGLLCGLLAPLLSGGSMVVPSKFSATEFWQDFITHKANWYTAVPTIHQILLKHPTPNPLPKIRFIRSCSSPLSPTVFHALEKTYNAPVLEAYAMTEAAHQMTSNPLPPAKRKPGTVGIGQGVEVVILDDAGNKVPQGTEGEISIRGENVTSGYLNNPEANKTAFTASGYFRTGDQGKLDEDGYVVITGRIKELINKGGEKISPIELDNVLTRNPAVSEAVSFAIPDEMYGQDIGVAIVLKPGQKLSDEDVKKWVGDKLAKFKIPKKVYFTDVMPKTATGKIQRRIVAETMQKKEGRAKL